In Streptomyces sannanensis, the DNA window ACGCCGAGCGCGGGCTGCCGGCGGAGGTCGCCGTCGAAGCTGACCTCCAGGAACGCGCGGCGGGGGCGCTTGCCGAGTGGGCGACGCAGCTGCCGTTCCCGGTCGAGCCGAAGCCCTGAACCCCTCATCCCGGGGCACGTTCGGGGTCGGCTCGCAGCTGGGCTTCACAGCGTCGGTCCCGGCCTCGCCGTCGCGTTCGTCCGGGCGCCGTCGATTGTGCCCTGACGCCGTAAACCCGCGGGGTGAATGCCCGTGTAGCAGGCTTCCCGACGTCGTGGTGCGGACTCATGATGTGAGTACGTGCTACGGGGGGTACACCATGGCCGCTCGCTCCGGTTCAGGGTCCGTACAGATACCGATCTGGGCCTTCGCTGTCGCCGGGTTCGTCCTGGTGGTGGCTCTCTTCTTCGCGGTGCGGGGCCTCGCATCGTCCGACGTGGCCAAGCCCGGCAGCACTGTCGGACCGTCAGCGGGCAGTACCGCCGGGGACGGTTCGACCGGAGGCAGCGGCAACGGCGGACCGTGGAACGGGGGCGACGACAGGGGTGGCGAGACCTGGTCCTCCACAGGCGGCGGTGACAGCAGTGGCCGGGACGGCGAGAAGGGCGGGAGCAGCACCGGCGACACCAGCAGCGGGAAGGGCGACAAGAGCAAACCGCCAGGATGGCTGCCGTGGGGCCCGGACTCCCCGAACACGGACGAGCAGTTCGAGCCGGACAGCATCTACGACGTGCTCCATGCAGGGAACTGCACGTTGGCATACGACGAAGCCGGCAAGCCCCACACTTCCTTCGTCGAGGGCTGGAAGGTGGCCGAGGGGCTGGCGGGGGTCTGCCTGGCGTCGCGGGGAGATCCCAAGGGAATGGACATCGCGAAGTCGGCCGTGGACGCGCTGCGCAAGGCCGACTACAAGCCGGGCGGCGAACCTTGGCAGTGCAAGGACGGGGACGCCTACGACGTGCTGAAGCGGTTCGTCGAGTACTACGGGACACACCCGGACGCTCCCGTGGTGCTGCTGGCTGCGCCGAAGGGTGAGACGGCCTGCAAGGTCGAGATCTCGGCCGTACATATCGACGGTTCGGCCGCCAAGCCCAATACGAACATCGGGGTCTCGGGCACTTGGCCGGATGCGCCGGTTGCCGCGGTCCTCAACGCCAAGGAGCTGGCGGAGCCACTCGTTCTGGATCTCTTCGTGGAGGGGTGCTGCAAGGACGCAGCCCTTTCGTTCAACCTCCCGGAGGAAATCGAAGGGCATCCGACGAAGATCGACCTGACGATTCGTACGAAGAGCGGGGCCGAGGTCACAAGGAGGAGCGCGTTCACCATCGTCTGGGAGGAGAGCCCACCGCCCTCGTCCATCACGCCGACGACCGAATCGCCGGCATCGTCGTCACCCGGGACTCCCGGGAAGCCGACCTCATGAGCGAGCCGTCGGCGCCCGCTCCACGCCCTTGGCTTCGCCGTCTACGGCGCCGTACGGCTGCAGCGGCACCGCAGCCGGAGCCGCCATCGGACCCACAGCGGGACCCACAGCCGGACCCAGCCCCGCAGCCGGAGCCGCGGACGGCCCCGCAGCCGGACCCCGAGCCCGCACGGGGCCGGCGTCGGCTCGGATGGCGGTGGCCGGGCAGGCACCGGCCGACACCGGAACCGGAGCCCAGCCCAGAGCCACAGCCGACACCGGCACCGCAGCCGGACCCAGAACCGCGGCCGGACCCGGCGCCGAGCCCAGAGCCAGACCCGGAGCCAGACCCGGCACCACAACCGGACCCGGCGCCGCAGCCGGACCCGGCTCCGGGCCCAGAGCCAGACCCGGAGCCGGACCCGGCGCCACAACCGCAGCCTGAGCCGGAGCCAGGCGCCAGGGACGGCGAAGGAACGGGGAGACCCGGGTGGGTCGAGATCGTCGGAGCCGTGGGATCTCTGCTGTCCCTCCTCACCGCTGTCCTCTTCTACTTCGGCTGGGCCAGCACCGATGCCGAGACCAAGGCACTCGGCCTCCGCGACACCGTCTTCCACCTCTCCACCAGTGACTATCTGCTCCGCAGCGTCAGCGCCCTGTACATTCCCGCCTGGATCGCCGCAGCCGCCGCCCTCGCGGCGCTCGGGCTGCACCGCCGGCTCGTCCGCGAGCCGTCCCGGACCGCCGCGGCCGTGCGGGTGCTGCGGTTTGCCTGGACCGTGCCGCTCGTGATGGTCCCGCTGTATCCCCTCAGTCCCTGGCTGTTCGACCTGCTGCTGCCGCTGGCCATGATCTGCGGCTTCGTCCTCAACACCTATGCACGCACGCGCGGCCGCCGTGACGTGCGCTTATGGGCGCTGAGCCTCGCCGTCTGCGTGCTGGCGCTGTTCTGGGCGGTCTACGCGTACGCCGGAATCGCCGGACGCGGCCGGGCGGCCCTGACCATCAGCACCATTGACACCGGGTTCCCCGCCGTCGTCGTCTTCAGCGAGAAGGACCTGATGATCCGGGGCGGCGGCAGCTGCTACCGCCGTGTCACCGACAAGGGGAGCCGGTACTCCTATCAGTACGCCGGGTTGCGCCTGTTCCATGTCTCGGGCGACCGGCTCTTCCTCGTCCCCCGAGGATGGACGCCCGAGGACGGCGCACTGTACGTACTGAAGGAGGGCGACGGTCAGCGGATCGAGCTGCTCAGCGGGGCCGGTTACCGCGCCCGGGAGTGCCGTTGACGTGCGGCACTCGCGTGATCGAAGCATCCCCCGGCCGTCCAGCCAGGCCCGGTGCCGGGGCAACAGCCGTGACTGGACTCTGAAGTCGTGTTGCCGTGAAGGCATGTCCTGCAGACGGTGCATTGGGGATGAGCGTTCGCCAAAGACGTGGTACGGCGGCCGGTCCACGGCCGCCGTACCACTCCCCGCCCACCCCGCCGTACCCCCGTCGCCGGGCTGGGCGCCCCCCGTGGCAAGTCGGCGGGCGCGACCGGACTCAGCCCGTGGGGCCGACCCGATCGCGCACGCCGGTCACGTGCCCGTCTCGACGGTCGTGGAGCAGGGGTCGGCGGCGTTCGGCACGCTCTTGCAGACGCGGAGGTAGATGACGCGTCCCTCCGTGAGGTCCCGGTCGACCGTGTAGCTGTACGGGTAGTCGGCGGGCACCCAGTACGTCGTCCAGCTGTCGGAGATCCCCTTGTAGTTCCACTGGGCGTAGACCTGCAGGTTGTCCCGGTTGTTGTCCCAGATCTCGAAGCTGTCCGTAACGGCCTCGTACGAGACACCGGCCTCGTTGGGGAACGAGTAGTTGAGCTGGGTCCAGTTCTGAACCGCCGCGGCCGCCGGGGCGGCGGCCAGGCCCATCACGGCCGCCCCCGTCATGGCCGCTGCTCCAAGCGTCCTGACCAGCGTGCGTCTGATCAATGTGCCCTCCTCATCGAATGGGTTACGTGCACCGAAGGGATCGGGTCGGTGCGCGTCCCAACGTGCCGGAGGCGCCTTCGGGAAACCTTCGGAAAGTCTTGAATCGGGATGGCAGCGCAAGCTCGGTGGCGGGTAGACAGGTGATCACTGATCATGACGGGGGCGGGGATGACGGTGTGGTTCGGAGTCCTGGGCACCATCGCGGCCTGGCGGGACGGGGTGCCGGCGGACGTGGGTCACGCGCAGCAGCAGCGGGTGCTCGCGGCCCTGCTCGTCGATGCCGGCAACGCCGTTCCGGCGGACGTCCTGGTGGACCGGGCATGGGGTGAAGCACCGCCGAGGCGGGGCCGAGAGGCCCTGTACGGGTACGTCTCCCGGCTCAGGCGGGTGCTGTCGCAAATGTGCGCCACCGACATCGAGCGCACTCCAGCCGGTTACCGCCTGACTGTTGATCCCCACCGGGTGGACATGCACCAGTTCCGTGACCTGACCAGCCGGGCACGTGGGCAAGGCGACGCCGGGCAGGCGGCGGCCCTGTGGGAGAAGGCACTCGGGCTGTGGCGCGGCGAGGCGTTCACGGGCATCGACACGCCGTGGTTCGACAGCCGGCGGGACCTCCTCGACCGCGAGCGGCTGACCGCCGAGCTGGACCTGGCCGACGCCCGTCTCCGACTGGGACAGCACGACCGGATACTGGTCGAACTCCTCGCCCGGGCCGAGGCCCAACCACTGGACGAGCGCGTTGCGGGCCAGCTCATGCTCGCCCTGTACCGCGGCGGGCGCGGTGCCGATGCCCTGACGCACTATCAGTCGATCCGGGGGCGGCTGGTGGAAGAGCTGGGTACCGACCCCGGACCGGCACTTCGCCTCCTCCACCAGCGCATCCTCGGCGCGGATCCGGCCCTGGACCTCGCGCCGGGCCCCGGCGTCGCGGTCGACGAGGCGGCCGCCGTCCGCCCGGTCCCACGGCAGCTTCCGGCGCCGCCGGCGACCTTCATCGGACGTGACCGCGAACTCGCTTCTCTGGACGGCTTGTTGAAGGAGCCAGCGGACGACAGAGCCGTCGTGGTCATCTCAGCCATCGGCGGCGTCGGTGGCATGGGCAAGACCTGGCTGGCGCTGCGCTGGGCCCATGAACACCTCGACCGTTTCCCCGACGGGCAGCTCTACGCAGATCTGTGCGGCTTCGACCCGTCCTCCGAGCCCATGCCGCCCGGCATGGTGCTGCGCGGGTTCCTAGATGCCCTCGGCATCGACACTCAGGAGATGCCGGCCGACCCCGAGGCTCTGGCCGCACTGTACCGCTCCCTCGTGGCCGGCCGGCGCATGCTGATCATGCTGGACAACGCCCGCGGCGCCGACCAGATCCGGCCGCTGCTGCCCGGCAGTGCCACGTGCACCGTCATGGTGACCAGCCGGAGCCACCTGAGCGGCCTGACCGCCACACACGGATGCCAGTACCTGGACCTCGGTACGCTCCCCGACGACGACGCCCGCCAGATTCTTGTCCACGCCCTCGGCCACGACCGGGTGGCAGCCGAACCGGACGCGGTCAGCGGCCTCCTTCGCCGGTGCGCGGGACTGCCGCTCGCCCTCGGCATCGTCGCGGCCCGCGCCGCCGCTCGGCCCGACTTTCCCCTCACCGTCCTGACCTCGGAGCTCCACGACGCCGCCTGCCGTCTCGACGCACTCAACGCCGGTGACCTCGCCACCGACCTCCGGGCCGTCTTCGACACCTCGTACCGGGTCCTCGACCACAGCACCGCACAGACCTTCGCGCTGCTGGGACTGGCGCCGGGACCGGACATCAGCCTGTCCGCCGCCGCCCGCCTCACCGCACTCCCCGCTCCCCGTGCCCGGGTCCTCCTGCGCACCCTGGAGTCGGCCCATCTCGTCCAGCAAAACATCCCCGGTCGCTACCGCATGCACAATCTGGTCCGGCTCTATGCCACGGAGCGCGGGCACGACCTGCCTGACGACGTACGGCAGGCCGCGTTGCACCGGCTGGTCGGCTTCAATGCGACCACCGCCCTGGCCTGCGACCGATTACTCTCCCCGCAGCGGACTCCGCTCGCCGGACCCCGGACCGCCTCCGCGGTCGGCGCCCTCCACGTCGAGGACGTGGACGCAGCGATGGCCTGGTTCGAGGCCGAGCACCTCTGCCTCCTCGCGGTCCACCGGTTCGCTCTGGAGCACGGCCTGCACGCCCAGGCCTGGCAGCTCGCCTGGGCCCTGGACACCTTCCAGTGGCGGCGAGGGTGGCTGCTCGACCGCATCACAACCTTGCGGTCCACCCTGCCCGCTCTCGAAGTCCTGGAGGAACCGGCCTCCATGGCCCTGGCCCACCGGCTCCTCGCCCGCGCCCGCATCCCCCTCGACCAGCACGCAGAGGCCCTGGAACACCTGCGGCGCGCCATCGCCCTGTACGAGCGGGCCGGCGACCGCGCGGGCCAGGCCCAGACGCACCTGAACTTCGCGCTCGCGTGGGAACGGCACGGTGACCACGCCGAGGCGCTGTCACACGCCGTGCGCAACCTGCGCTTCCGGGAAGTCCTCGGCGACCCTCACCGGGAGGCCGAGGCCCTCAACGCGGTGGGCTGGTATCACGCCCACCTCGGTCACCACGACCAGGCCCGGGACTACTGCGAACGCGCTCTGGCCCTGTGCCGCCGACACGCTTTCCTGGAAGGCGAGGCCTTCACCCTGGACAGCCTCGGTTACATCGCCCACCACAGCGGGTCGCACGCACAGGCCCTGGACCACTACGGCCGGGCCCTCACGCTACGCCGCCGGCTGGGCGACCAGTACGAGGAGGCCGACGCGCTGGCCTGCATGGGCGATGTGTATCGGGCTACGGACCGGCCCGCCGACGCCCATGACGTCTTGAGCCGGGCCTTCGATCTCTACCGCGGCCAGCACCGCGCCACCGAGGCACGACGTGCCCAGCGGCTACTCGAGGAACTGAAGCCGGCCCTGCCCGCCCGCGCATCTGATGGCGCGGAAAGCGGGACCGTTCCCGACGTCGCACACCGCACGGCGTGACGCGATACCCGCACCGGCCTGCTGCCTCGCCCGCCGCCAGGCCGAAACGTCCCCGGCTGTGCGGGCTGTGCCCGGTGCCGGGACAACAGCCGCGATCAGGCTCGGCTACGACCTGCCACTGGACGCCCTCAGGCTGAACCGGCTCGACCGCGATGGCCAGGCGCCGAGGTCTCGGTCTCCTACGACGACGGCGCCACCTGGAAGCCCACCACCGCCGAACGCAAAGACGACCACGCCTTCCAGGTGGTGGTCAGGCACCCGGAGCCGTCCGGCACCGACGGTCTGGTGTCCCTCAGGGCCGAGGTCTGGGACTCCGCCGGGAACCGCACGGTCCAGACCGTCCTCCGGGCGTACGTCCTCAGGTGAGCGCAACTCCCTTTGGAACGCATGCTCTTGGGTGGCTTCCAGCATCTCGGCGGCTGTGACGGCACCGCGGAGGCGGTCACCCGTCCGGCGCACAGAGGTTGCCGGGGGTCGACGGCGGAGGTGTGCTGGGCCGTGGCACCCCGCCACGATCGCGGGGCGTCCAGAGGGTGCGTGCCACGTGCCGTATGAGGCGGGCCGGCCCCCTCGCCGACCACATCGACAGTTGGAGGATCTTCATGGCGTACAACAAGGGCGACCGCGTGCAGTACCGGGGCCAGGACGGCCAGCAGCACACGGGCCAGATCCAGGACGCCAAGCGCTCCGGGCAGGAAATGACCTACGTCGTCAAGGACGAGCAGACCAACCGGGAAGAGCGACTCAGCGAGCGCCAGATCGAGCGCGAGGCGCGGTAACCGGGTTCGCCTCCAGGGCACACCGGAGCGCGGTGGCCGGCACCTCACGGTGCCGGCCACCGCCTGCGTGCCCGGATCCCGGCCGGAGCCGTCTCTCCGGTGAGCGCCGGGCGCCGGCGCCCCGAGCGGGGCCGGTCGTCCGGGCCGTCACCGCTGGTGCGGTGTCCCGGCGGGCGACGGTTGGGGCAGGTCCTAGTAGACCCATGCGTCCGTGCCGGACCAGCGGCCATCGGTGATGGCAGGGTCGACCGTGGCATCCGCCGTGAACACCAGCGGGCCGTCGCCCCAGCGGTCGTAGAGGGTGAGCAGTGAGTCGCTTGCCCAGGAGCAGGGGCCGTCATGGTTGTTGTAGCCGGGGGTGTCGAAGGGGGTGGAGCGGCCGCAGGGGCATGCTCCTCCGGGTGGTGGGCAGGGGGTGGGGCGGCCCAGGAGCATGGCGTCCCATGGCTCGTCCCCCACGGCTGCGTGTACCAGGAGATCCTGGACGTCGTCGAACAGGTTGAAACCGACGCCGAATTCGTCGAAGTGCTCATCCAGGGCCTTGGCGAGCGCGCCGTAACCCAGGCTTTGCCAGCCCGACTTGTAGTTCGCGGTCAGGAACAGGGTCCGGTGCAGGGTGACCGGTATCGGACGGTCGGGTTCGAAGCCGGTAGCGCCGTCGCTGAGGTAGTCCAGTTCGGTCGGCGGGCGGGTGGCCCGTAGCTCATGCGCGGGGACGTCGGCGTGGAGGATGACATGGTCAGGTTCGGACTGGGCGGACCACTTCTCGTTACGGAAGAACCACAGCCAACCGCCGGCCGGCAGCCATCCCGCGTCGGCCACGCCGGGCACCTCGGCGAGGTTGATCTGGGCGGTGAAAGCGAGCGCGGCCTCTGTGCCGTCCTTGAGACGGGCAGTGGGCCATGCCCATCCCTCGGGCAGGTCCGGCAGTCCGCCTATTCGTGAACCGCCGACGGCGGAGGGGTCCGCCGCGTCGCGAGCCGGGCTGAGCAGCCAGGCGGGGCGCACGAGCGCCCGGATCTCGTCCATGAGTTCGTCCGCATCGTAGTCCGGCATGTCGTCCGGTATGTCGTCCGCCTCGTCGTCCGGCAAGTCGTCCGCCTCGTCGTCCGGTATGTCGTCCGCCTCGTCGTCCGGTATGTCGTCCGCCTCGTCGTCCGGCATGTCGTCCGCCTCGTCGTCCGGCAAGTCGTCCGCCTCGTCGTCCGGTATGTCGTCCGCCTCGTCGTCCGGCAAGTCGTCCGGCAAGTTGTCGGACGCCTTGCGCACGGCTGCGCGAAGCATCGCGTCCAGGTCTTCCGGGAGCAGGCGGTGGTTGCCCGGTCGACCGGGAGAGGAGAGTGAGGATGGTGAGAGTGACATGGTGTGCAGGCTAAGGCCGTTGGCGGGCATGAGGCGCTCGTGCCGTCCGCTGCGCATCGCGCCTGGGCCCGCCTCAGACAGGTTCCGCTTCGGCGCCGGTCTCGTGCCAGTGCCGGGCGAGGTCCCGCATCTCCAGCAGCTCGGCCTCACGGTGACGCCACCCGGACTCTTCTCGCAGAACGGCGGAGACCAGCGTCGGCGAACCCGAGTCGACCGCCTTGTGCAGCGGCGGGCACACCGTCAGGTCCGCACTGCTCGAGGTCGGCGCCGTGCCCGGCCGGCAGATGGGCGGCGGTTCCGGCGTATGTCCCGATCGCCAGGCACAGTGCGGGTGTTCCGCGTCCGTCGCGTACGTCGGGGTCGGTGCCCGTTGGCAGGCTTTCCGCAGCATCGGTGTCCCCGGCCCGTACCGCGGATATCAGGAAGGGCTCGGAGTCCACCTCATCGCTCACACCCACACCCGTGCTCACGTCCATAGTTCCCGGTCAGGTGGCCGCTCGCCAGTGTAAACACCTGGGTGGGCCGTCACCGCTGGGTTCAAGCGGAGGAGCCGAACGTGCGTGGCATCGCGTCAATTCCGGTTGACAGATTTTCAATTCACATGACGCAATGACCTCCGCCCCCACTTGATCCCTTACATCCACTTGGAGCGCCCCGTGACCTCTGAGCCCCTCTCCGTGGCCTACGTGACAAGCCGGCAGGTGCCCGACGACGAGGCCGACCTGGTGACGTCTGCCCTGGCCCGGCAGGGGGTCGAGAGCGACGTCGTAGTCTGGGACGACCCGGCGGTCGCGTGGGAGCGGTACGGGCTCGTGCTGGTCCGCAGCGTGTGGGACTACACCGACCGGCGTGCGGAGTTCCTGGACTGGGCCCGGCGGGTCGACGGCCTCGGTCTGCTGCGGAACCCCGCCGCGGTCCTGGAGCGCAACACCGACAAGACGTATCTGCGCGAGCTCGCCGCGCACGGCGTTCCGATCGTGCCGACCCACTGGGTCGGCCCCGGCGAGGAGTTGGCCCCGGAGGCCGCGCCCTGGCCGGAGCTGGTCGTGAAGCCCACCGTCTCGGCCGGCGCGCGGGACACCATTCGTACGGCCGACCGGGCCGTGGCCGCCGCCCACGTCAAGGCCCTCACCTCGGCGGGCCGGACGGCCATGGTGCAGCCGTACCTGCCGATGGTGGAGGACGAGGGCGAGATCTCGCTGCTCTTCCTCGGCGGCGAGTTCAGCCACGCGGTGCGGCGCGCGCCCCAGCTCGTCGCCGACCGCAAGGAGCACGGGGACGTCACCGTCCGCCGGCCCGAAGCCGACCAGCTGGCGCTGGCCGAACGCGTACTGGCCGCGATACCCGAGCGCGGCGAGCTTCTCTACGCCCGTGTGGACCTGGTCCGCTCCCCCGAGGGCGAGCCGCTGCTCATCGAGCTGGAGCTCACCGAGCCCTACCTCTACCTGCGTCAGCACGAGGGGGCGGCCGACCTGCTTGCCGCAGCCGTCCGTGCGCGCCTCACGGCGAGCGGCGGCGCAACGGCGTAGGTCCTGTGCGGCCGGTCAGGCCGGATCAGGGAGCGCCCGCCGCACAGCCGCTGATGTCTCGTGGTGCCGTGCATCGCAAGGCGGAGGAGGGCCCGCCGCGGAGCGGCTGCGGTGCCCGCCGCGAAGCGGCTGATGTCACCGCAGCCGCTCCGCGGCGGGCACCGAGGCGTCGCGAGCCCGGCATGATCGGCCGGACAGGGCCTATCGGCGGGCGAGGAGGCCCTGCTTCTGCGGGTCCTGCGGCGCGGGCGCGCCCGCGCGGCGCCGGTGGTACGCCACCGTCACCGCGATCAGGAGCGGGGCCCAGGCCAGCAGCGGGACGTAGCAGACCGTCAGGAGGGCCTTCTGGGCCGGGCTCCCGGTGAGCCCGTCCCCCAGGCCCGCGTACTGGGCGTAGGTGAACCAGCCCACCAGCCCGAGCAGCCCGGCCGCGCCCGTCAGGGCCGGGATCACCGCGGCGAGCGGCGGTATCCGGCGGCCGCCCAGCAGGGGGATCCAGCGCGGCACGGTCTCGCCCCAGGGCCGCACCAGGCCGAGCGTGAGCAGGGCGAGGGCCTCGGAGACCAGGCTGAGCGAGACGATGTACAGCGACTCCCCGACGCCGATCGTCCCGCCCTCGGTGGGGAGCTCGAGCACCGGGAGCCCGGCGACCAGGGCGAGCCGCCACAGTCCGGACGGCAGGGTGATCAGTGGTACGGCGTGGGCCGCGAGGACGGCCCAGCGCGGCACGTTCGGCAGAGCGCTCACCTTCAGCATGTGACCCATGCTGGTGGCGGGGCGCCGCGAGCACGTCGACGTACGGGACGGTCCTCCTCCGCCGTACGGGGGAGAGGCGGGTACGACCGGGGCAGCCGCACATGGGCCGGGGTGACGGAAGCGAACGCAGGTGATTCCGGGGCCGAGGTGACCTCCCGTCGCCCCGACCCCGGCGGACTGCCCACACATAAGTGCGGGCCGTGCGCCACGCCCGACCACATGGGAAACTTCAACCCCACTGGTTTCACAGGTACGTTGGGAGGAACTGCCCATCCGGCGCCATCGACGAAGGCGAACGGGCCGGGGCACCGTCGAACAGAGGACAAGCCGATCTCAGCTTTCCAGAAGTCCAACCCCACACGCCGCGCACTGCTCACGGCCGGTGCCGCAACCGCCTCGGCCGCCGCGATCATGTTCACTGCCGGGCCTGCCCGCGCGGACGCCCGTCGCGGCCACCGCCACCAGGAGACCACCGCGCGGCTGCGTGAGCTCGAGCAGCAGCACGCGGCCCGTATCGGAGTGTTCGCCCGCAACCTGGCCACCAACGCGACCGTGCTGCACCGGGCGGAGGAGCGGTTCCCCCTCTGCTCCCTGTTCAAGCCGCTCGCCGCCGCGGCCGTACTGAGAGACCTCGACCGCGATGGTGAGACACTCGCCAAGCGCATCCACTACACGTCAGCGGACGTGGTCGAGAACTCCGAGATCACAAGCAGGGAGGACAACCTCGCCAACGGCATGACCATCGCCGAACTGAGCGAGGCCGCCATCTGCCACAGCGACAA includes these proteins:
- a CDS encoding AfsR/SARP family transcriptional regulator, which translates into the protein MTGAGMTVWFGVLGTIAAWRDGVPADVGHAQQQRVLAALLVDAGNAVPADVLVDRAWGEAPPRRGREALYGYVSRLRRVLSQMCATDIERTPAGYRLTVDPHRVDMHQFRDLTSRARGQGDAGQAAALWEKALGLWRGEAFTGIDTPWFDSRRDLLDRERLTAELDLADARLRLGQHDRILVELLARAEAQPLDERVAGQLMLALYRGGRGADALTHYQSIRGRLVEELGTDPGPALRLLHQRILGADPALDLAPGPGVAVDEAAAVRPVPRQLPAPPATFIGRDRELASLDGLLKEPADDRAVVVISAIGGVGGMGKTWLALRWAHEHLDRFPDGQLYADLCGFDPSSEPMPPGMVLRGFLDALGIDTQEMPADPEALAALYRSLVAGRRMLIMLDNARGADQIRPLLPGSATCTVMVTSRSHLSGLTATHGCQYLDLGTLPDDDARQILVHALGHDRVAAEPDAVSGLLRRCAGLPLALGIVAARAAARPDFPLTVLTSELHDAACRLDALNAGDLATDLRAVFDTSYRVLDHSTAQTFALLGLAPGPDISLSAAARLTALPAPRARVLLRTLESAHLVQQNIPGRYRMHNLVRLYATERGHDLPDDVRQAALHRLVGFNATTALACDRLLSPQRTPLAGPRTASAVGALHVEDVDAAMAWFEAEHLCLLAVHRFALEHGLHAQAWQLAWALDTFQWRRGWLLDRITTLRSTLPALEVLEEPASMALAHRLLARARIPLDQHAEALEHLRRAIALYERAGDRAGQAQTHLNFALAWERHGDHAEALSHAVRNLRFREVLGDPHREAEALNAVGWYHAHLGHHDQARDYCERALALCRRHAFLEGEAFTLDSLGYIAHHSGSHAQALDHYGRALTLRRRLGDQYEEADALACMGDVYRATDRPADAHDVLSRAFDLYRGQHRATEARRAQRLLEELKPALPARASDGAESGTVPDVAHRTA
- a CDS encoding DUF1963 domain-containing protein, with translation MSLSPSSLSSPGRPGNHRLLPEDLDAMLRAAVRKASDNLPDDLPDDEADDIPDDEADDLPDDEADDMPDDEADDIPDDEADDIPDDEADDLPDDEADDIPDDMPDYDADELMDEIRALVRPAWLLSPARDAADPSAVGGSRIGGLPDLPEGWAWPTARLKDGTEAALAFTAQINLAEVPGVADAGWLPAGGWLWFFRNEKWSAQSEPDHVILHADVPAHELRATRPPTELDYLSDGATGFEPDRPIPVTLHRTLFLTANYKSGWQSLGYGALAKALDEHFDEFGVGFNLFDDVQDLLVHAAVGDEPWDAMLLGRPTPCPPPGGACPCGRSTPFDTPGYNNHDGPCSWASDSLLTLYDRWGDGPLVFTADATVDPAITDGRWSGTDAWVY